A genomic segment from Neobacillus sp. YX16 encodes:
- the pyrE gene encoding orotate phosphoribosyltransferase: MKKRIAEKLLSINAVALKPNEPFTWTSGLRSPIYCDNRLTLSYPEVRKEIAQGLQSIILEKYSDAEVIAGTATAGIPHAAWVSELLNLPMCYVRSKAKGHGKGNQIEGKVEAGQKVVVVEDLISTGGSVITAVQALREAGCEVLGVVSIFTYGLDKGREAFAQEEIKSESLTDFANLVEVAIEKGYISKDDQESLLSWSKSPSEWSKKFD, encoded by the coding sequence ATGAAAAAACGAATAGCAGAAAAATTATTATCGATTAATGCAGTGGCATTAAAGCCAAACGAACCATTTACTTGGACTTCAGGCTTACGTTCACCTATCTATTGTGACAACCGCCTGACACTTTCCTATCCGGAAGTAAGAAAAGAGATTGCACAAGGACTGCAATCTATTATTCTTGAGAAATATTCAGATGCAGAGGTAATTGCTGGTACTGCAACAGCGGGGATACCGCATGCTGCATGGGTTAGTGAGTTATTAAACTTGCCAATGTGTTATGTTCGTTCAAAAGCAAAAGGACATGGCAAAGGAAACCAGATAGAAGGCAAAGTGGAAGCAGGACAAAAGGTTGTGGTTGTTGAAGATCTGATTTCGACGGGAGGCAGTGTCATTACTGCAGTTCAAGCACTAAGAGAAGCTGGGTGTGAAGTGCTTGGCGTGGTTTCAATATTTACATACGGCCTGGATAAGGGGAGGGAAGCATTCGCACAAGAAGAAATAAAAAGTGAATCACTTACTGATTTTGCTAATCTAGTGGAGGTAGCCATTGAAAAGGGCTACATCAGTAAAGATGATCAAGAAAGTTTACTTTCTTGGAGTAAATCCCCTTCTGAGTGGAGTAAGAAGTTCGATTAA
- a CDS encoding NFACT RNA binding domain-containing protein produces MSFDGLFTKAMVDELTRTLKGGRINKVHQPYKNEVILTIRANGVNQKLLFSAHPSYARVQLTNEAYENPSEPPMFCMLLRKHIEGYILEDVYQVENDRMIIFEIKGRNEIGDVSYKQLIIEIMGRHSNIVLVDKTRNIILDSVKHVSFAVNSHRAILPGQPYIYPPEQNKQNPFLAVEDDVLRKIDFNSGKLDRQLVEHFAGTSPLFAKEVIFQSGIANRTTVPKTFIKLIDKIKRGAIEPSILSTGNKEVFYLFPLEHVQGEVKSFSTLSEMLDRFYFGKAERDRVKQQGNDIERLIVNEKEKNEKKIEKLENTLREAEKAEQFQRFGELLTANLYAAKKGMKEIEVIDYYDEMGGTVAILLDPRKTPSENAQKYFSKYQKAKNSVSIVIEQIEKAREEVFYFENLLQQVQSASPKDIQEIREELIEGGYIRDRKKRNTKKISNPKPILDHYLSSDGTELIVGKNNKQNDYLTNKLAARDEIWLHTKDIPGSHVVIRSKDPSEGTIHEAANLAAYFSKARNSSSVPVDYTKVRYVKKPNGAKPGFVIYDNQQTVYVTPDEEMVLKLKKK; encoded by the coding sequence ATGTCATTTGATGGTTTATTTACAAAAGCAATGGTCGATGAACTCACGCGCACCTTAAAGGGCGGAAGAATTAATAAAGTACATCAGCCTTATAAAAATGAAGTAATCCTTACAATCCGTGCAAATGGAGTGAACCAAAAATTATTATTTTCAGCACATCCAAGCTATGCACGAGTTCAGCTCACTAATGAAGCATACGAAAATCCCAGCGAACCTCCTATGTTCTGTATGCTGTTAAGAAAACATATTGAGGGCTATATTTTAGAGGATGTCTATCAGGTTGAAAATGATCGAATGATTATTTTTGAAATTAAAGGACGAAATGAAATCGGAGATGTAAGCTACAAGCAGTTAATTATTGAAATAATGGGCAGGCACAGTAATATTGTACTCGTTGATAAAACCCGAAATATCATTCTGGATAGTGTGAAGCATGTTTCGTTTGCCGTAAACAGTCACAGAGCCATTTTACCTGGACAGCCCTATATTTATCCGCCGGAACAAAATAAACAAAATCCATTCTTGGCAGTAGAAGATGATGTATTGAGAAAGATTGATTTTAATAGCGGCAAGCTTGATCGGCAGCTTGTTGAACATTTTGCTGGAACCTCACCACTTTTCGCAAAAGAAGTTATTTTTCAAAGCGGGATTGCCAATCGTACAACAGTCCCTAAAACATTTATAAAACTGATAGATAAAATTAAGCGCGGAGCAATAGAGCCTTCCATCTTATCAACAGGGAATAAGGAAGTGTTCTACCTCTTTCCACTTGAACATGTACAAGGAGAAGTAAAAAGCTTCTCAACCTTAAGCGAAATGCTGGACCGCTTTTATTTTGGAAAGGCTGAGCGTGACCGTGTAAAACAGCAAGGAAATGATATCGAGCGGTTAATCGTCAATGAAAAAGAAAAGAATGAGAAAAAAATTGAGAAATTAGAGAATACATTAAGAGAGGCTGAGAAAGCCGAACAGTTCCAGCGCTTTGGTGAACTGTTAACAGCCAATCTCTATGCTGCCAAAAAAGGGATGAAAGAAATCGAAGTGATCGATTATTATGATGAAATGGGCGGTACGGTAGCGATTCTCTTGGACCCGCGGAAGACACCTTCAGAAAATGCGCAAAAGTATTTTTCTAAATACCAGAAAGCAAAAAATTCTGTATCCATCGTAATCGAACAAATTGAAAAGGCACGTGAGGAAGTCTTTTATTTTGAAAATTTACTTCAACAGGTGCAGTCAGCATCACCAAAAGATATTCAAGAAATTCGCGAAGAATTAATTGAAGGCGGTTATATTCGCGACCGTAAAAAACGAAATACGAAAAAAATATCTAATCCCAAGCCTATTCTTGACCATTATCTTTCTTCTGATGGCACTGAATTGATTGTTGGAAAAAACAATAAGCAAAATGATTATTTGACCAATAAACTAGCAGCTAGAGATGAAATTTGGCTGCACACGAAAGACATTCCTGGATCGCATGTCGTCATTCGAAGTAAAGATCCCTCTGAAGGAACCATACATGAAGCAGCGAACTTGGCTGCCTATTTTAGTAAAGCCCGAAACTCTAGCTCTGTACCAGTAGATTATACAAAGGTGCGATATGTTAAAAAGCCTAATGGTGCGAAGCCTGGTTTTGTCATTTATGATAATCAACAGACTGTCTATGTTACACCTGACGAGGAAATGGTCCTCAAACTTAAGAAAAAATAA
- a CDS encoding calcium-translocating P-type ATPase, SERCA-type, translating into MKFHEMEINQVEKVLDTDFSSGLSPEAVKKRIAQHGLNELEEGEKQSALLLFFSQFKDFMVLVLLAATLLSGLLGEYIDAVAIIAIVIINGILGFYQERRAEKSLQALKELSAPQVSVLREGQWVKIPSKEIVPGDIIKFSSGDRIGADVRIIESRSLEIEESALTGESVPVSKHIDRLKTVNPGIGDMENIAFMGTMITRGSGTGVVIATGMKTAMGQIADLLQNAETQETPLQRRLEQLGKILISVALVLTVLVVAIGVLQGHELYTMFLAGVSLAVAAIPEGLPAIVTVALSLGVQKMIKKNAIVRKLPAVETLGCASVICSDKTGTMTQNKMTVTHLWSGGHTWTVDGVGYQPRGDFYRDNTRVHPKDEKALQQMLIFGMICNHSELVIKDEDYILDGDPTEGALLVSAMKAGFDRTNLLDEFTIIKEFPFDSVRKMMSMHVKDKQGRNFIVTKGAPDVIIGKSESILWDGKIQYLAQNVQSQVQEAINNLASKALRTIAIAFKPISANTVILSEQEAENKLTFIGVQGMIDPPRPEVKDAVKECKEAGIKTVMITGDHIITAKAIAAQLGILTKKSKVLDGNALSNMSVEELEDVVDDVSVFARVSPEHKLKIVKALQNRGHIVAMTGDGVNDAPAIKAADIGVAMGITGTDVAKEASALVLLDDNFATIKSAIEEGRNIYENIRKFVRYLLASNVGEILVMLFAMILALPLPLVPIQILWVNLVTDGLPAMALGLDRPEEDVMKRKPRSPNEGVFARGLGWKVVSRGFLIGIVTLLAFMIVYNQNPANLPYAQTIAFATLVMAQLIHVFDCRSEKSVLSRNPFGNQYLVWAVISSLALMIAVIYYPPFQPIFHTLPILAKDWLLIIGLSSIPTFLLAGTFLLRKTK; encoded by the coding sequence ATGAAATTCCATGAGATGGAGATAAATCAAGTAGAAAAGGTCTTAGATACCGACTTTTCGTCTGGGTTATCACCGGAAGCTGTAAAGAAACGAATAGCCCAACATGGGCTTAATGAATTGGAGGAAGGGGAAAAGCAATCTGCTTTACTCTTATTTTTTAGTCAGTTTAAAGATTTTATGGTGTTAGTGCTGCTTGCGGCCACGCTTTTATCAGGATTACTTGGTGAATATATTGATGCAGTAGCGATTATTGCTATCGTCATTATTAACGGTATCCTAGGCTTCTATCAAGAAAGAAGAGCGGAGAAATCCTTGCAGGCACTAAAGGAATTATCCGCACCTCAAGTGTCCGTATTACGGGAAGGACAATGGGTGAAAATTCCTTCTAAAGAAATTGTCCCTGGAGATATCATTAAATTTTCTAGTGGAGATAGAATTGGTGCCGATGTACGGATTATCGAATCTAGAAGTTTAGAAATCGAAGAGTCAGCCCTTACTGGTGAGTCGGTACCCGTCTCTAAGCATATAGATCGTTTGAAAACAGTAAACCCTGGAATTGGCGATATGGAAAACATCGCCTTTATGGGCACGATGATTACTAGGGGAAGTGGTACAGGAGTTGTTATTGCTACAGGGATGAAAACCGCGATGGGACAAATCGCCGATTTACTCCAAAATGCCGAAACACAAGAAACACCCCTGCAGCGTCGTTTAGAGCAGCTGGGGAAAATATTAATAAGCGTTGCTTTAGTGTTAACCGTTCTCGTGGTCGCAATTGGGGTCTTACAGGGACATGAACTTTATACCATGTTCTTAGCAGGTGTTTCCCTGGCCGTTGCGGCTATTCCTGAGGGATTACCAGCAATTGTAACGGTTGCATTGTCGCTTGGAGTCCAAAAAATGATTAAGAAAAATGCGATAGTCAGAAAGCTTCCGGCAGTAGAAACACTAGGCTGTGCATCGGTTATTTGTTCTGATAAAACGGGAACCATGACGCAAAACAAAATGACGGTTACTCATTTATGGAGCGGTGGTCACACTTGGACAGTTGACGGGGTTGGATACCAGCCTCGTGGAGATTTTTATCGTGATAATACGCGGGTCCACCCAAAGGATGAGAAGGCTTTACAGCAAATGCTAATTTTTGGGATGATCTGCAATCATTCAGAATTAGTGATAAAAGATGAGGATTACATTCTTGACGGAGACCCTACTGAGGGTGCATTGCTCGTAAGTGCTATGAAAGCAGGATTTGACCGCACAAATCTATTAGATGAATTTACAATCATCAAAGAATTTCCATTTGACTCTGTAAGAAAAATGATGAGTATGCATGTTAAAGATAAGCAGGGCAGGAATTTTATTGTAACCAAAGGTGCACCAGATGTAATTATAGGTAAAAGTGAGTCTATTCTCTGGGATGGCAAAATACAATATCTTGCCCAGAATGTCCAGAGTCAAGTGCAAGAGGCTATCAATAATCTTGCTTCCAAAGCACTAAGAACCATTGCGATTGCCTTTAAACCTATTTCGGCCAATACCGTTATCCTAAGCGAACAGGAAGCAGAAAATAAATTAACCTTTATTGGTGTGCAGGGCATGATTGATCCGCCAAGACCAGAAGTGAAAGATGCGGTTAAAGAATGTAAGGAAGCAGGAATAAAAACTGTAATGATAACAGGTGATCATATCATCACAGCTAAAGCCATTGCTGCACAGCTCGGTATTCTAACAAAGAAAAGTAAGGTCCTTGATGGAAATGCATTATCAAACATGTCGGTTGAAGAGCTAGAGGATGTGGTAGATGATGTATCCGTATTTGCACGCGTTTCACCAGAGCATAAATTGAAAATAGTCAAAGCTTTACAAAATAGAGGCCATATTGTAGCGATGACCGGTGATGGAGTGAACGATGCCCCAGCAATAAAGGCTGCAGATATCGGTGTGGCAATGGGGATAACGGGTACAGATGTAGCTAAAGAAGCTTCTGCTCTTGTATTGCTCGATGATAACTTTGCAACCATAAAATCAGCAATTGAAGAGGGCAGAAACATCTATGAAAACATTCGAAAATTCGTTCGATACTTACTTGCTTCAAATGTAGGTGAAATTTTGGTTATGTTGTTTGCCATGATTCTGGCACTGCCGCTTCCACTCGTGCCGATTCAAATTCTCTGGGTTAATTTAGTGACGGATGGGCTGCCTGCAATGGCGCTTGGACTTGACAGGCCAGAAGAAGATGTGATGAAGCGCAAACCACGGAGTCCGAATGAGGGAGTGTTTGCTCGAGGATTAGGCTGGAAAGTTGTTTCAAGGGGTTTCCTTATTGGGATCGTTACCCTATTAGCCTTTATGATTGTCTATAATCAGAATCCTGCAAATCTGCCATATGCACAAACAATTGCCTTTGCAACTCTTGTTATGGCACAGCTCATTCATGTATTTGATTGCAGGAGCGAAAAATCAGTATTATCAAGAAATCCATTTGGGAATCAATATCTAGTCTGGGCAGTTATTTCTTCCCTTGCCCTGATGATTGCCGTAATCTATTACCCGCCATTCCAACCGATATTTCACACCTTGCCAATTCTAGCAAAAGACTGGCTTTTGATTATAGGACTATCCTCCATTCCAACTTTTTTACTAGCCGGAACATTTTTGTTAAGAAAAACAAAATAA
- a CDS encoding YicC/YloC family endoribonuclease, whose translation MVISMTGFGRSRIASASFSVNVEVKTVNHRFSEMNIRMPRHLLNVEDKIKKKLNEHLRRGRAEVYIMIEGDGAVTRKIQVDWKLLEEYYLFIKQARDKFKIEGNVLLQDLLTRNEFLHIEENDAGNEELESLVLRAAEEAVLLCKQMRVTEGEELRKDLLTSLGLLDINIDELKEYAPQVVSAYKERLMKRIEEFVQGQFDESRVLTEVAIFADKIDINEELTRLKSHIQQFTQTLNEIEPIGRKLDFLVQEMNREANTIGSKANDSTITKKVVEIKSLLEKLKEQVQNIE comes from the coding sequence ATGGTTATAAGTATGACGGGCTTTGGAAGAAGCAGGATTGCTTCAGCCTCTTTTTCTGTGAATGTAGAAGTAAAAACAGTCAACCATCGTTTTAGTGAAATGAATATTCGGATGCCTAGGCACTTATTAAATGTTGAAGATAAGATTAAGAAAAAATTGAATGAGCATCTACGTCGGGGCAGAGCAGAAGTTTATATAATGATAGAAGGGGATGGTGCAGTAACACGAAAAATTCAGGTTGATTGGAAGCTCCTTGAAGAATACTACCTATTTATTAAACAAGCACGAGATAAATTCAAAATTGAAGGAAACGTATTACTTCAGGATTTATTAACGCGTAATGAATTTTTACATATTGAAGAAAATGATGCAGGAAATGAAGAATTGGAAAGTTTAGTACTTAGAGCTGCAGAAGAAGCTGTATTATTATGTAAGCAGATGCGTGTAACGGAAGGAGAAGAGCTAAGAAAGGATTTGCTCACTTCTTTGGGACTCTTAGATATAAATATAGATGAACTGAAAGAATATGCGCCCCAAGTTGTCTCTGCTTATAAAGAACGATTAATGAAACGAATTGAAGAGTTCGTACAGGGACAATTTGATGAATCGCGCGTATTAACAGAGGTGGCTATATTTGCTGATAAAATTGATATTAATGAAGAATTAACGAGATTGAAAAGTCATATTCAGCAATTTACTCAAACTTTAAATGAAATAGAGCCAATTGGAAGAAAACTAGATTTTCTTGTTCAAGAAATGAATAGGGAAGCAAATACGATTGGATCAAAAGCAAATGATTCAACGATTACTAAAAAAGTCGTAGAGATAAAAAGTTTGCTTGAAAAGCTGAAAGAACAAGTACAAAATATTGAATAA
- a CDS encoding extracellular matrix/biofilm regulator RemA: MSIKLINIGFGNIVSANRIISIVSPESAPIKRIIQDARDRGSLIDATYGRRTRAVIVMDSDHVILSAVQPETVAHRLADRDEIIDEG, from the coding sequence ATGTCGATTAAATTGATTAATATTGGATTTGGAAATATCGTATCTGCCAATCGGATAATTTCAATTGTAAGCCCTGAATCTGCTCCGATTAAGAGGATTATTCAAGATGCCCGAGATCGGGGTTCATTGATTGATGCTACATATGGAAGACGTACTCGTGCCGTAATTGTCATGGATAGTGACCATGTTATTTTATCAGCAGTACAGCCTGAAACGGTTGCCCATCGTCTGGCAGACCGTGATGAAATTATTGATGAAGGGTAG
- the gmk gene encoding guanylate kinase — MQEKGLLIVFSGPSGVGKGTVRKEIFSHPDTAFEYSISATTRAPRPGEVNGVDYFFKSRDEFEELIQQGKLLEYAQFVGNYYGTPVDYVRETLDAGKDVFLEIEVKGARQVREKFPEGLFIFLMPPSLSELKNRIVTRGTETEELINNRMLSAREEIEMMELYDYVVENDQVELACERVKAIVVAEHCRRERVEHRYKKLLEVE; from the coding sequence ATGCAGGAAAAAGGATTGCTTATCGTATTTTCTGGTCCATCTGGTGTCGGAAAAGGAACGGTTAGAAAAGAAATATTTTCCCATCCGGACACGGCTTTTGAGTATTCTATATCTGCAACAACACGCGCTCCCCGTCCAGGTGAAGTAAATGGGGTAGATTATTTTTTTAAGTCACGGGATGAATTTGAAGAATTGATTCAACAAGGGAAACTTTTAGAGTATGCTCAGTTCGTAGGGAATTATTATGGCACCCCTGTAGATTATGTACGTGAAACCTTAGATGCTGGAAAAGATGTCTTTTTAGAAATCGAAGTGAAGGGTGCAAGGCAGGTCAGGGAAAAGTTCCCAGAAGGTTTATTTATCTTCTTAATGCCTCCTAGTCTTTCTGAGTTAAAGAATAGGATTGTAACAAGAGGTACGGAAACAGAAGAGTTAATTAACAATCGGATGTTATCTGCCCGTGAAGAAATTGAAATGATGGAATTATACGATTATGTCGTAGAAAATGATCAAGTAGAATTGGCTTGCGAACGTGTGAAAGCAATTGTTGTCGCTGAACATTGTCGCAGAGAACGTGTTGAACACCGATATAAAAAATTACTGGAGGTCGAATAA
- the rpoZ gene encoding DNA-directed RNA polymerase subunit omega → MLYPSIDSLLNKIDSKYSLVSVAAKRARSMQQTHDERLPKYVSYKHVGKALEEIYSGELTYRVPKKSETGAIYGKDSNIGK, encoded by the coding sequence ATGTTATATCCTTCGATTGATTCATTACTTAATAAAATTGATTCAAAATACTCTCTTGTATCCGTTGCAGCAAAGCGTGCTCGTTCCATGCAGCAAACACATGACGAAAGATTACCTAAATATGTTTCCTATAAGCATGTAGGGAAAGCGCTCGAGGAAATATATAGCGGTGAACTTACTTATCGTGTTCCTAAGAAATCAGAAACAGGTGCCATCTACGGAAAAGATAGCAATATTGGCAAGTAA
- the coaBC gene encoding bifunctional phosphopantothenoylcysteine decarboxylase/phosphopantothenate--cysteine ligase CoaBC, with translation MRMDKKILVCVTGGIAVYKAAALTSKLVQAGAKVKVILSDSAAKFVSPLTFQALSRNEVYTDTFDEKNPHVIAHIDLADWADLILVAPATANTIGKLANGIADNMITTTLLAATAPVWIAPAMNVHMYDHPAVKKNISILSSYNYQFIEPSEGYLACGYVGKGRLEEPEKIVELIKQHFSNKSTLKLKGKTVLITAGPTREKIDPVRFITNHSTGKMGYALAEAAKNEGARVLLISGPVHLSPPPGVDLIKVESADDMYQAVMNNYEAADIIIKTAAVADYTPKVSFDHKMKKQPGDKVIELARTKDILSELGTMKRNKILVGFAAETENVEEYAIKKLKAKNADMIVANNVKSEGAGFGMDTNIVTLFMRNGFKMELPLMSKLDVAYRIIEAITALPKDLEQNESC, from the coding sequence ATTAGGATGGATAAAAAGATACTAGTATGTGTAACCGGTGGAATAGCTGTATATAAAGCAGCTGCATTAACAAGCAAACTTGTCCAAGCAGGAGCAAAGGTAAAAGTAATACTCAGTGACTCTGCAGCAAAATTTGTTTCCCCTTTAACATTTCAGGCTTTATCTCGCAACGAAGTGTATACCGACACCTTTGATGAAAAAAACCCTCATGTGATCGCGCACATCGATTTAGCTGATTGGGCAGATTTAATACTAGTAGCACCTGCGACAGCTAATACAATAGGAAAGCTTGCAAATGGAATTGCTGACAATATGATTACGACAACCTTACTGGCTGCAACTGCGCCAGTTTGGATTGCACCAGCGATGAATGTCCATATGTATGACCATCCGGCAGTGAAAAAGAACATTTCAATCTTGTCTTCGTACAATTATCAATTTATTGAACCAAGTGAGGGCTATCTAGCTTGTGGTTATGTAGGTAAGGGCCGTCTAGAGGAACCTGAGAAAATTGTAGAGTTAATCAAACAGCATTTTTCAAATAAAAGCACTTTAAAGCTAAAAGGGAAAACTGTCTTAATTACGGCTGGTCCAACAAGAGAAAAAATTGACCCCGTTCGTTTTATTACGAATCATTCTACAGGAAAAATGGGATATGCTCTTGCAGAAGCAGCAAAGAATGAAGGAGCAAGGGTGCTATTAATCTCTGGTCCGGTCCATTTATCTCCACCACCAGGTGTCGATTTAATTAAGGTTGAGAGTGCGGATGATATGTATCAGGCAGTCATGAACAACTATGAAGCAGCTGATATTATAATAAAAACAGCTGCAGTAGCTGATTATACTCCTAAAGTTTCCTTTGACCATAAAATGAAAAAGCAGCCTGGTGATAAGGTAATCGAGCTTGCACGAACAAAGGATATTTTATCTGAGCTCGGAACCATGAAGAGAAACAAAATACTAGTTGGATTTGCAGCTGAAACTGAAAATGTAGAAGAATATGCAATAAAAAAATTAAAGGCTAAAAATGCAGATATGATTGTAGCCAATAATGTAAAGTCAGAAGGCGCTGGATTTGGAATGGATACAAACATTGTTACGTTATTCATGCGAAATGGATTTAAAATGGAGTTACCTTTAATGTCAAAGCTGGATGTTGCCTATAGGATTATTGAAGCTATTACTGCATTGCCAAAGGATTTGGAACAAAATGAAAGTTGCTAG